From a single Solenopsis invicta isolate M01_SB chromosome 4, UNIL_Sinv_3.0, whole genome shotgun sequence genomic region:
- the LOC120357570 gene encoding integumentary mucin C.1-like, whose translation MATTMTTVDLTATTTPSTRNPTPTMAVDPTATTSPSTGNPTPTTAVDSTATTSPSTGNPTPVTAVDPTATTSPSTGNPTPATAVDPTATSMGKSNANDSS comes from the coding sequence ATGGCGACAACAATGACGACAGTGGAtttgacggcgacgacgacgccgtCGACGAGAAATCCAACGCCGACGATGGCGGTGGATCCAACGGCAACAACGTCGCCGTCGACGGGAAATCCAACGCCGACGACGGCAGTGGATTCAACGGCAACGACGTCGCCGTCGACGGGAAATCCAACGCCGGTGACGGCGGTGGATCCGACGGCAACGACGTCGCCGTCGACGGGAAATCCAACGCCGGCGACGGCGGTGGATCCGACGGCAACGTCGATGGGTAAATCCAACGCCAACGACAGTAGTTGA